One genomic segment of Catalinimonas alkaloidigena includes these proteins:
- the thiL gene encoding thiamine-phosphate kinase: MAEEQPKRTEIANLGEFGLIKHIQKQFKTTHDTTKVGIGDDAAVIDAGDKYMLISTDMLTEGIHFDLSYMPLAHLGYKAVAVNVSDIAAMNGIPKQITVSVGLSNRFSVEAVDALYQGIRFACENFNVDLVGGDTTASQAGLVISVTAIGEVEKEKLARRNGARHNDIVCVSGDLGAAYMGLQVLEREKITFQENPQMQPQIQSYDYIVKRLLRPEARMDIIHELGDLQITPTSMIDISDGLASEIFHLCEQSEAGMNIYEENLPIDELTYSTAAEFKIDPNTCALNGGEDYELLFTIAQEDFEKIKNHRDIHFIGYVHDRKKGVNLITRAQQAVPIQAQGWTHFNKENAS, translated from the coding sequence ATGGCAGAAGAACAGCCCAAAAGAACAGAAATCGCAAATTTAGGAGAGTTTGGTCTGATCAAGCACATTCAGAAACAGTTTAAAACGACCCATGATACGACTAAAGTAGGCATAGGTGATGACGCTGCGGTAATAGATGCCGGCGATAAGTACATGCTGATCAGTACTGATATGCTTACCGAAGGCATCCATTTTGATCTTTCTTATATGCCCTTGGCTCATCTTGGCTATAAGGCTGTGGCTGTCAATGTTTCAGATATCGCGGCCATGAACGGTATTCCTAAACAAATTACGGTAAGTGTGGGCTTGAGTAATCGTTTTTCTGTAGAAGCAGTGGATGCACTGTACCAGGGTATCCGTTTTGCCTGTGAAAATTTTAACGTAGATCTGGTAGGCGGAGATACTACCGCTTCTCAGGCTGGCCTGGTAATATCGGTTACTGCAATAGGTGAAGTAGAAAAAGAAAAACTGGCACGCAGGAATGGTGCCCGCCACAACGATATCGTTTGCGTAAGTGGTGATTTGGGGGCAGCCTATATGGGTTTACAGGTGTTAGAGCGTGAAAAAATTACCTTTCAGGAAAACCCTCAGATGCAGCCTCAGATTCAATCATATGACTATATCGTAAAACGTCTGCTTCGTCCTGAAGCCCGCATGGATATTATCCATGAACTGGGTGACCTGCAAATTACGCCCACTTCCATGATTGATATATCTGACGGTTTGGCTTCAGAAATCTTCCACCTTTGTGAGCAATCCGAAGCAGGTATGAATATATATGAAGAAAACCTTCCCATTGATGAGCTTACCTACAGTACTGCAGCTGAGTTTAAGATTGATCCCAATACCTGTGCGCTCAATGGAGGTGAAGATTATGAATTACTCTTTACCATCGCACAGGAAGACTTTGAAAAGATCAAAAACCACCGTGATATTCATTTTATTGGCTATGTGCATGATCGTAAGAAAGGTGTAAATCTGATCACGAGAGCACAGCAGGCGGTGCCAATTCAGGCACAGGGCTGGACGCATTTCAATAAAGAGAACGCCTCGTAA
- a CDS encoding DUF4136 domain-containing protein: MKLDKQLILIFGIVPILFTQCGPTVQPNKSANVDLSEFDTYAYLPNSDTVDYNRLEEDIVEEETMEAINSEMQKVGYNIDKDNPELLIKTHIMFDQEENVVAGPVLPHMIIITLAIW, from the coding sequence ATGAAGCTTGATAAGCAACTAATCCTAATTTTTGGAATTGTTCCTATACTGTTCACTCAATGTGGACCTACTGTTCAACCCAATAAAAGTGCGAATGTAGATCTTTCTGAGTTTGACACTTACGCCTATCTTCCAAATAGCGATACTGTTGACTACAACAGATTAGAAGAGGATATAGTAGAGGAAGAAACGATGGAAGCCATCAATAGTGAAATGCAGAAAGTAGGATACAATATTGACAAAGACAATCCTGAGCTTTTGATCAAGACACACATTATGTTTGATCAGGAAGAAAACGTAGTTGCCGGCCCTGTTTTACCTCATATGATCATTATTACCCTGGCTATTTGGTAG
- a CDS encoding class I SAM-dependent methyltransferase, with product MKKFDLTLEAIKNIKQIGSIASSSRYLTRKIIKEIDFNQKIRVLELGAGDGVFTKEILKRMSADSELYTYENHDNFIPLLRKIKDKRLFLKAQCVSSIEQLPDDYFNIVISSLPLANLSHSFKENIYREIQSKLCDSGLFIQYQYLLNDYREIEKAFSICELGFCLFNLPPAFIYKAKMLEEKAVELSEA from the coding sequence ATGAAGAAATTTGATCTAACGCTTGAGGCCATCAAAAATATTAAACAGATCGGAAGTATTGCTTCCAGCAGCCGGTATCTCACCAGAAAAATTATCAAAGAAATTGACTTCAACCAAAAGATCAGGGTGCTGGAGTTAGGTGCCGGTGATGGTGTGTTTACCAAAGAAATACTGAAGAGAATGTCAGCGGACTCCGAACTTTATACTTATGAAAACCATGATAATTTTATTCCTTTGCTAAGGAAAATTAAAGATAAAAGACTGTTTCTGAAAGCTCAATGTGTATCCAGTATTGAGCAGCTACCTGACGATTATTTTAATATTGTAATCTCGAGCCTTCCGCTGGCTAACCTAAGCCATTCGTTTAAAGAAAACATTTACCGCGAGATTCAGTCCAAGCTATGTGATTCGGGTCTTTTTATACAGTATCAGTATCTGCTCAATGATTATCGGGAGATTGAGAAAGCATTTAGTATTTGCGAGCTTGGATTTTGCCTCTTCAACCTACCCCCGGCTTTTATTTACAAAGCCAAAATGCTGGAAGAAAAGGCTGTGGAACTCTCAGAAGCCTAA
- a CDS encoding sensor histidine kinase: MYKPNTDKIKLSILLLFILSLCFLLFSRNTFAQKPPVVFKNYTVLDGLSYDYVSAIYQDASGMVWLGTPDGLNKFMGHDFMAYRSILGDSTSLSGNYITALVEDEQNTLWVGSWGGGICLYDRKKDIFINPKLNYTQKPFSGRINFISDLYKDKAGNIWACTSQGLIRINPSTLEAKVYTHQTEDNTSISHSQVVAIEQDKYGKFWVATHGGGLNYFDPETEKFTHYQHQANEPSSLAENHLTMLYYDSRDRLWVGMPNKGVDLMDVAEAGKFTHFTHNPLNPASLSNNQVMDVTETHDGRIWVGTDNGLCLFNEAEQNFYAYKTNLYDPKSISASEIKSLFTDREGRLWVGTYNGGVNVFDNSYINTLHYYAIPGENTLSHNNVTAFLYLSDSMLLIGTDGGGLNIFNLLDGSFRSYKNDLTDPESIGGNKIKNLLEDSKGRVWISFWNGGLDLFDPQNQSFKHYKEAMGPVKGPNNNNILSLAEDQEEMIWMTTLGGGLNRFNPRTETFTYYKEQIISREGLEDNRVVSLLIDSENTIWFGTSLGNFYSYNKDKNEFTPHAILEEGESKSQVQCIFESSKGNFWLGMEGGGLKSYDRKSGEFKTLTTLDGLPSNYIHAIEEDTKGQLWLSTNLGISCFYPENKTFENFDMSIGLQGLQFNRIASAQLPGGEILFGGSNGFNMFHPDSLIAPIRPVPIVLTDFQIFNKPVSIGQKDSPLQAHINETEVVTLNYDQSVFSIEYAGLDYTFPAQVSYQYRLKGFVDESWQKVDNERKVTYTNLDPGQYEFIVTTTNMDDEDHSRKLIIIVTPPWWTVWWARALFVLLLGGMMYTAYYLRISRIKKQKKRLELEVAERTKKLQSVNYALKQANNDLYDKNLLIQSQKKEIQVQAEELAESNEEVRSINQKLEERVEIRTADLRKSNLELDNFVYRVSHDIRAPLSSILGLVELIEDEKDEKQLKEYLKMTSKSIHKLDSFVKDILDYSRNTRLQIEREHVNFPELIKDVKEELQYMENSKRLQINEKYLLKGEHYSDNRRLQIIFRNLLSNAIKYLNVWALENYLNINIEVTEENRANIILEDNGIGIDKDALSRVFEMFYRGSNLSKGSGIGLYIVKETVDKLGGTIELQSKLGEGTKTIISLPAVESVQSAED, from the coding sequence ATGTACAAACCAAACACAGATAAAATTAAGCTCAGCATCCTGCTTCTTTTTATTCTTAGTTTGTGTTTTCTGTTATTTAGCAGAAATACCTTCGCACAAAAGCCACCTGTTGTTTTCAAAAACTATACAGTACTGGATGGCTTGTCTTACGATTATGTATCAGCAATTTATCAGGATGCATCAGGTATGGTTTGGCTGGGCACACCTGACGGGCTAAATAAGTTCATGGGACATGATTTTATGGCCTATCGCTCAATACTGGGAGATAGTACCAGTCTGTCAGGTAATTACATTACCGCTTTGGTAGAGGATGAGCAAAACACCTTGTGGGTAGGCAGCTGGGGAGGAGGGATATGTCTGTATGACAGAAAAAAGGATATTTTTATAAACCCGAAACTCAATTATACACAAAAGCCTTTCTCTGGCAGAATCAACTTTATCAGTGATCTGTACAAAGACAAAGCTGGAAATATCTGGGCTTGCACGAGCCAGGGCCTCATCAGGATTAATCCCTCAACCTTAGAGGCAAAAGTATACACTCATCAAACAGAAGACAATACGAGCATTAGTCACAGTCAGGTGGTTGCTATTGAACAGGATAAGTACGGTAAATTTTGGGTAGCCACTCATGGAGGAGGTCTCAATTACTTTGATCCTGAAACTGAAAAATTCACACACTATCAGCATCAGGCGAATGAGCCCTCAAGCCTGGCAGAAAATCACCTTACCATGCTTTACTATGACAGCAGAGACAGACTCTGGGTGGGTATGCCCAACAAAGGTGTTGATTTGATGGATGTTGCTGAAGCTGGTAAGTTTACTCATTTTACCCATAACCCTCTGAATCCTGCTTCACTGAGTAACAATCAGGTGATGGATGTCACTGAGACTCATGATGGACGCATTTGGGTTGGCACTGATAATGGTTTATGTCTCTTCAATGAGGCAGAACAAAACTTCTATGCATATAAGACAAATTTATACGATCCTAAGAGCATATCAGCAAGTGAGATAAAGTCTCTATTTACTGATCGTGAAGGCAGGTTGTGGGTGGGTACATACAATGGAGGCGTTAATGTCTTTGATAACTCATATATCAATACGCTACATTATTACGCTATTCCGGGGGAGAATACTCTATCTCATAATAATGTAACCGCTTTTCTGTATTTAAGTGACAGCATGCTCCTGATAGGTACTGACGGAGGAGGGCTTAATATTTTTAACCTTCTTGATGGAAGCTTTAGAAGCTATAAAAACGATTTGACAGACCCGGAAAGCATTGGAGGAAATAAAATCAAAAATTTACTTGAAGACAGCAAGGGAAGGGTATGGATAAGCTTTTGGAATGGAGGTCTTGACCTTTTTGACCCTCAAAATCAATCGTTCAAGCATTATAAGGAAGCTATGGGGCCTGTTAAAGGACCAAATAACAACAATATTCTTAGCCTGGCGGAAGATCAAGAAGAGATGATTTGGATGACTACGCTCGGTGGGGGACTTAATAGGTTCAACCCCCGGACAGAGACCTTTACATATTATAAAGAGCAAATTATTTCTCGTGAAGGATTAGAAGACAATAGAGTGGTTTCATTGCTCATTGATTCAGAAAATACCATTTGGTTTGGTACCTCTTTGGGTAATTTTTATAGCTACAATAAGGATAAGAATGAGTTTACCCCACATGCTATTTTGGAAGAGGGCGAAAGTAAAAGCCAGGTTCAGTGTATCTTTGAAAGCAGTAAGGGGAATTTCTGGCTGGGGATGGAAGGTGGTGGGCTGAAATCCTATGATAGGAAAAGTGGTGAATTTAAGACCTTGACTACCCTGGATGGACTTCCCAGTAACTACATACATGCCATAGAAGAAGATACAAAAGGACAACTTTGGTTGAGCACAAACCTAGGTATCTCTTGTTTTTATCCTGAAAATAAAACTTTTGAGAACTTTGATATGAGTATAGGGCTGCAAGGATTACAGTTTAATCGTATCGCATCAGCGCAGCTACCTGGTGGAGAAATATTGTTTGGAGGCTCTAATGGCTTCAATATGTTTCACCCTGATAGTTTGATAGCACCTATACGTCCGGTACCTATCGTGCTCACTGATTTTCAGATTTTTAATAAGCCGGTTTCCATAGGTCAGAAAGATTCACCTTTACAGGCTCACATCAACGAAACAGAAGTTGTTACGCTAAACTACGATCAGTCTGTTTTTAGCATTGAGTATGCCGGACTTGATTATACTTTTCCCGCTCAGGTATCTTATCAGTACAGGCTGAAAGGATTTGTTGATGAAAGCTGGCAGAAAGTAGATAACGAACGCAAAGTAACCTATACCAATCTGGACCCGGGACAATACGAATTTATTGTAACGACTACGAATATGGATGATGAGGATCATTCACGAAAATTGATCATAATCGTGACTCCTCCCTGGTGGACTGTTTGGTGGGCTAGAGCTTTGTTTGTATTACTGCTTGGTGGGATGATGTATACTGCGTATTACCTGAGAATAAGCAGGATCAAGAAGCAGAAAAAAAGATTGGAGTTAGAAGTTGCTGAGCGCACAAAGAAACTACAATCAGTCAATTATGCCCTGAAGCAGGCTAACAATGATTTATATGACAAAAACCTGCTCATCCAAAGTCAAAAAAAAGAAATTCAGGTTCAGGCAGAAGAACTGGCGGAATCTAATGAAGAAGTGAGGTCTATCAACCAGAAACTGGAAGAAAGGGTTGAAATCCGCACTGCGGATTTAAGAAAGTCCAATCTGGAACTGGACAACTTTGTGTACAGGGTATCTCATGATATTCGTGCTCCTCTTTCTTCCATACTGGGCCTGGTGGAACTGATTGAGGATGAAAAAGATGAGAAGCAGCTAAAGGAATATCTAAAAATGACCTCCAAGAGCATTCATAAACTGGATAGTTTTGTTAAAGATATTCTGGATTACTCACGTAACACACGATTGCAAATAGAGCGTGAGCATGTTAATTTTCCTGAACTCATTAAAGATGTGAAGGAAGAGCTTCAGTATATGGAGAATTCTAAGCGGCTCCAGATTAATGAAAAGTATCTATTAAAAGGTGAGCATTACAGTGATAATAGGCGTTTGCAAATTATTTTTCGCAACCTCCTGTCCAATGCTATTAAATATCTCAATGTCTGGGCATTAGAGAATTATCTGAATATTAATATAGAGGTGACAGAAGAGAACAGAGCCAATATCATATTGGAAGACAATGGTATCGGTATAGATAAAGATGCATTATCCAGGGTATTTGAGATGTTTTACCGTGGAAGTAATTTATCCAAAGGTTCAGGCATCGGCTTGTATATTGTGAAAGAGACAGTAGATAAGCTGGGTGGAACCATTGAGCTTCAGTCAAAACTAGGAGAAGGTACTAAAACCATTATTAGTCTGCCAGCGGTAGAAAGCGTGCAATCTGCTGAAGATTAG
- the mce gene encoding methylmalonyl-CoA epimerase: MMRLEHIGIAVKDDQEAASLFARLLGEGAYKSEDVERENVKTTFFRLSNAKLELLQSLAVDSSIDKFINKRGEGIHHLAFEVDDIEMEIIRLKNNGFAFVNETPKAGADNKLICFLHPKSTNGVLIELCQEKRIE, translated from the coding sequence ATGATGCGTCTAGAACATATTGGAATCGCTGTAAAAGATGATCAGGAAGCGGCTTCACTCTTTGCCCGCCTACTGGGAGAGGGCGCGTATAAGTCCGAAGATGTGGAGCGAGAAAATGTTAAAACCACCTTCTTTCGCTTAAGCAATGCCAAGTTGGAACTTTTACAGTCTCTGGCTGTTGACTCATCCATTGATAAGTTTATCAATAAGCGGGGGGAAGGCATCCATCACCTGGCATTTGAGGTAGATGATATTGAGATGGAAATTATCAGGTTGAAAAATAATGGATTTGCCTTTGTCAATGAAACCCCCAAGGCAGGAGCAGACAATAAACTGATTTGTTTTTTGCATCCAAAGTCAACGAATGGCGTACTGATAGAGTTATGTCAGGAGAAAAGAATTGAATGA